The stretch of DNA ctggagctctggtgtattttatatgtgtattttttaattctttttttatatagatgtttttaataatttttaatatttttaaaaaataaaataatattattaaataatactttcttaatcacgaagtaaaataaaaaatatttttttaatatttttttattttacttcataattaaggaagtattttttaataattttttttacttcttgattaagaaagtgtttttaataatattttatatttattttatattttaaaaatattaaaaattattaaaaaaatttatataaaaaacaatttaaaaaaaaaacacaaacaaataagatGGGTTTAGGACGCAACTAAAGTCTAATGAagtggtgtatttttttatttttaaaaacatttaaagatatttaaaaatatttggaaaaaaattaataaaaaactaCAATTCACAGCAGTGATAAATAGTATTtatattttccaaacaaaatggTTATACAAGGTTTAAAGTAATCGATTgaaaaatttagttttaaagtctttaaaaCACACGAGCCGAGGTGTCAAGCCCAGCCCTTTGGATCAGCTCAGCGAAGCCCAACCCGGTTTAAACACATGAAGCGTTACGTAGGAAAgtggtaaaactgtaaatacaAGGTTTTCGGAAGGGCAATGAATCCCGCGCCACCAACTCAGCGGAGAGCGTCTGTCAGTTGGCAGAGAAAATGAGCGTTGTTTTAGGGTCAGGGTGCGTTTGGAGATTTGAGTTCAGTGAAGTTAAATTGTAAGGATGGAGTgagttttataaaaagtttttaaataaatttaaataaatttaattgttaagataagtttatatatgaatttataaaaaattaaaaaaaattatcgatcttgtgcataaaaaaatattgaattaaataagattgtgaatataaaatttttttaaaatgatataaatttaataatttgagaattaggtatttagatgttaaaagaAATCgaaatctaaatctaaattatcaacgacaaaacggaactttaaaaaataatattaagggtgagtttaaatcttaaatttatattaatttatcttaattcatcattacaatttttttaaatctcaatacaaaatataataaataatttaatttttttaaatttaaaaataataataatattaaaaaataatattttaataatattttattatttcatctcaactcaattcaattcaattcactttaatatctaaacataatCTAAATATAATTGTAGATTGGATAACAGTCGTATaacttttcttaaaaagaatGAATTCAtggtaaaaaattaattttttatcgtATAGATTTATATCTGCTCAATTTTTTACGACATGCTATTTCTTTTCCTTAAATTCAATAGGCAAACAGAGGAAGACAGCCTTGTTAACGTTTttaccctccctctctctctccctgtctCTTCTGGTCTTCATTTTTCCCAATTTTGTTCAATTATCTGATCGATCCAGGGTAAGATTTTTCTcgctctctctatttttttttcaaattattgtcCTCTCTCGTTGGTTTTTGAAATTTATGCCCGATTgggattatatattttattttcagttaaataaaaaggaaaacatttCTAGTTGTAATCATCTGGCTCCATTTTATGCACCGAGATCGGCGAAACCAAACAGACGAGGCGTTTCTTGATATGTTTCTTTATACTTTTGAGGGTTTCATTTCCCGTGTGTGCGAACGTATGTTATATTCGACAGATATATATGGTGGTAtattttgctttatttatttatttatgaagatGACTAGTTTTACTTGTTAAGCAGGTGATTCTTTTTGAGTTTGGGCTAGTtggatttgatataaaaatgttttagcaATTTTTATGTGATGGGTAAATGTTTGTGAGAAGATAAAGTTAGGGTTTTGGCTGTTTatttagtaatatttttaatttgtgtacttgggttttgcccatctctatttatataatatcgattacttataaaaaaaaaaattggttggcGTTTGTCGAAATCGTTATATGAAGGAAATTTTGATGTTTCGGTATGTTGAACCGGGTAAAATTCTATGCTGATTGTTTCATACGGGGCTGGCTTTATTAGAGTATTGTTCAAGAAAGCTTATGATTTTGCTAGACTTGTTTTGATTTATATGAGACCTGAAGATGTTCATCCATGTAGAGTCTGCGTGAAATGTTTTGTGGGGATGCTAGAGAGATGACCCcctgaaaaaaaggaaaaaaactggTGGTTCTGCATTTTTCGCATTTTCTTGCTGTTTGAACTCCTGCCAACTCTCACTCTTATTTGGAAAGTCGATGTTTCTCCACTATTCACTGCTTTTATTTGTTCCGTATGCAGCCCTGACACATGTCATAGTACAAGTTGTAAGGAAATTGATAAGATTTGTGGAATTGAATAAGATTTGTGCAAGTTGTATCCCTTTTTTTGCTTCCTTGATTACCTTTTCCACGTACCTGGACTTGCCCATTCGTTTGCTAGTACTTATGTATGCATGGCCTTGTGGGTCTCTGAAGTATATACTTATCTTCCTGTGTAATATGGATTCCTATATGCTGGGATGATGGTTCTCTCATTCTTGCATCTGATTTGCAGTTGTGGATTTCAAGTTAAGTTTTCTTGCAGGAAACTAGAGAAGAAGATGGATTCTCACGATGAGACAGGATGCCAAGCTCCTGAACGCCCCATTCTTTGCATTAATAACTGTGGTTTCTTTGGAAGGGCTGCGACAATGAATATGTGTTCCAAATGCTACAAGGACGTGTTTCTGAAGCAGGAGCAAGCCAACCTTGCGGCATCATCAATAGGAAGCATAGTGAATGGCAGCTCTAGCAGTAATGAAAATGAGCCTGTCATTATGGATGCGGTGAATGTACAATCTGGACCAGTGGAGAGACAGATCTTTTCAATAGAAACATCGACTGATTCATCCTCAAGCAACTCCCTCCCGATGCCTATGAAAGAGGGCCCAAGTAGATGCATGACTTGTCGAAAGCGTGTTGGTTTAACCGGCTTTAATTGCAAGTGTGGAAACCTGTTTTGTGCAATTCATCGCTATTCTGATAAGCATGACTGTGCCTTTGATTATAGGTCAAATGCCCGGGATGCTATTGCAAAAGCCAACCCTGTTGTGAAGGCAGAAAAGCTTGATAAAATATAGGGCCAATAGTTTGAAGTGAAGATTTATGTCCTGAAGTGCGATGCTTCTTTCTACATCTACGTGTCTCTATATAAGTTGGCTGCTTGTCTTGTACGCGTCCTCCACGGAGAAAAATGGTTCAAGTCATGATAGTGAGGGCATCTGTAGAAGTCTACTCCTTGTTTATTGGTGAGGGCACCATTCTTGGCTCCAGTGTGAAAGTCTTTATTTGTGCTGGTTTGATAGACATATTCGGGGTTAACCTGTAATGTGAAATTTCGGTTGGCTGCGTTTGTTTCCAGAAGTACATGGAAAATTGGTATTCTCTGTTTCATGCATGTATGCAATGTTATGGGCATTTCTTTCAATATTCCCTACAGGTATAATGCTCTTCTTGGGTTTAAAACCATGTCTTTGAATCTTGGataattttcattgtttttatatttgctTGGGGGCTTAGTTGTGTTTCTGGTTTATCAAACTACCTTGGGCAACATGTCACAtgtgtccatttttttttcccatcagaaattatattatctgtGTCATAGAATATATGTCGAGGAGCCATGTTGGTTTAGTTGTGAGTTGCGACTCTGTAAAATGGTGGCGATTGATAAGGCTCAGTCGAAaggtacttgtaaaaaaaaaaaggctcagTTGGAAGTTGTTTGTCTGCAACTTATAGATCCTGTTTTATTCATAACGAAACCACGAAGGCTAGTAAATCATCTGTATGGTTGTGTTTAGACTCAGAAAAAACCTATGGTTGTAGGTGTGAATATTGGTAATTCAGGGATTAAGGAAGCCTTGAAActtttctaattaaaataatcttggCACTTCGTTTTCGGCTAGTGGGCCTAGAAAAACTCTGGTTTTGGGTGGTGCAATGTTTCGGAAGAATCCGACGATTGATCACCTAAGGTAGTTCCTCAGCATTtcagtgctttttttttatatatggattaatgtgttttttattaTGCTTTCTGATCTCAGAGTTGTGCTTGTGAAACAACTTAATTATCAGGTATCACAATGGGCGGCTACATCTGATGATCTCCttattgaataaattatatcCAATTACCATTTCGGTGTGATTTCAAGGCGTCCTTTTTCCAGAGACTAATGATCACTTCATCCCATCTATATGCCGGATTGGTTCCGAGTCTTCTTATTAGCTTTACCACGAATGGATTATGGAATTTTATGCTTCTTTTGTAGATCTATTATTTCACCTTCCTTCATTTgacaaagataaataaataaaattgagatcaAACTCCTAGAAGTGAAtggatttttaattttcatttcattattataatttttttaaatttttatataaaatataataaataatttaattttttaaaattttaaaatactaaaaattaatattttatttaaatttatctcataaCTCGGGATGAATCTGTAGCTGTTAAAATGATGAGTTGACAATGAAAATCGAAGGCATAGTGCTCTAGGGACGCCTCGAGCCCAACGAAGACAGGCGTGGCTTTCCTCGTATTGCGCCTGTGTACCTCCGTCTGCGACAAGCCATCTCTGGGCTTGTCTGGGGCCGGAGATATCTCTCCGTGGCTTTCTGTTTCCAGTTGTCTTTTCGTCTTTGGGTGACGCATCATGGCctcaaaaaaaagaattaacgAGATGAAAATcgaaccctctctctctctctctctctcgacaatGCAGAAATCGGCAAGATCGTAATGTTATGATCTGTGGTTTCCTGCGTTCCCCAATCATGagtctaaataatttttaagaatgAACAATCGTACTAGCAAGTGATTTCCCGTGAAACAACAACGTTACGATGGGATTACAGTACATACACGAAACAAAGCATATAGAAAAGATGTAATGCCAGCACTGTAGTGTTGCAAGATTAATAAATACGTAAATGCCAtgtattcattttaaaaaatgtaaataaatattacacaacttataactatatctaaaattactCATCCGGTTTATACGGCTGATCCTATGACCACGGCATCGTTCCTTGAGGTTGCATGTTGGAGGATCCTGCAAGTTCCTTCCTAGATTTTTGTGCTGGTCGTATATGAGCTTTTTCAGGATTTTGTTATCGACTCGCATTAACACTAGAAAATGCTTTGAACCCAGCAGCTTGTATGCAGTCGAGGAGCGTGGAACGACCtattaatatgaattttcaACGATTTAATGTAGAAAAAAGTAAGTTGACTTCCACTAAAGGATGAAGAAAAGGGGAGATTGTTTGATGCTTCTTGTTTCCTTGTTTTGTTCGTGAGTGGTTGtgcaattacttttttttaatacagtAGGTCGTCGCAGGGAAAAGAGGACAGCAATATACCCTCCAGAAAGCTCCCGGATAAAGGTCCTACTAATGATAACAGTAAATATGTTTGTACTGCATCAATTTTACTCGACATAATACTGTAGAATTTGTATgcttttttacattttgttgtTGCTCCACAACTATCTTTAGCTCAagataaaaaaacttaaaacttgGATCTCACATCTCAcgtcttatgaaaaatacactcacattttataaaaaaatctttatatcaaataaaaaagttataaatatataatgtagaagtgaatagtaaccgaTACATATCATTCATctaaaagaaaatccaacccactaaagaaaaaaagttgggaGGGCATAAAGGATCAGAGGGAACATAAACGTGGCAAGCAACATGAAGAAATGAACAGAGATGTCCCCACTCTCCACCGTCTGCTGAAAGCAATGTTGGTAATAGGCTATGGAGTGTATGTATTATCAAATTCATTTAGCTTTCTTCAATGCAATAAGTGAAATTTGATAGTAGGCTACTCTCACTCACCCCCACCGACTCCTGTCTGGTTTCTGCATCAAAGACAAAAAGGGGCACTCTCCAAATCCTTTTGTTGGGACTTGTTTTCTGGGGAATATTGCAACAATAAACAGCACAAACATCCAAGGTCCAAATCGATATATGTGTATTATATGTGTGCCCTTGGATGCTTAATCCCTCTCTCTTCGTTTCCGAAAGTTGACCCTTTTATAACATAGAACATTTATATACTTTTAACttttgaggggaaaaaaaaaaaaaaatccttttgaaaaagaacaaattgggatgcattaaagaaataaagaacaTCAGTGTATAATTCATGGCTTTATTAGTGTAGATTTACGTGCCAAAAGTTATCTCAAGTGCTGAACAAATTTTCAACCGATTGGCATTCTTACGGAATAACTCGTGATCAAGGTGTCCcatataaataaaaggaaatgaaatttacaatcgtgagtatgcaagcgtcgtgtagttattttaaaaaaaataaataaatataagatttacataaaaaaaaattaattttttaacagtaaatcccactcttttttaaaatgactatacgatacttacacattccacgactgtatgtaatattatttataaataaataaataaaatgtatggTATCATAAATCATGATAATTCCGATGCATGAAACGGGTTGATGGACTTAATTATTAtgactcaataaataaatatatattatataaaaaattatttttatcaatcattattcattatttcatatcttacacttcaaattttataaaaaatatataatattctataataaaaaaattattaaaaattataactgTCGAGTGTGACCTGCATGATGtatgacaataaataataatcgaTACATAATAaactgcatattatatatatacaattgcTAACCTAACAGGTTGAAATACAATACAAAATCTTGTGTCGGTGACTGCAATTGATTATGCATTATTGTCCTTTTGTTTATGATATCGATGGTGGgatgaatataattaatatgcatTGAATTATGGAGTTTCCTTCTGCCTTCTATCATGCCATATTGACCACGTTAGTAGCTAATTATTATAGTATAACATGGCTTTCTTAATTACCCGGCACGTTGCTAgctagtcttttttttttccttttaattaatcaattaacATCTCTGTTGTTTTGTCTATTATTATTACTACACGAATCACTCGATGAATATACTATTacacaaataacataaaaatcaatgattaaatttctcattcatttattaatagaaaaataataatttgtataagattcaaataaaaaaattcaatatattaaaaaatagatctcaatcttcaaaaaatatatatataaaaaaatatttttttatcagtaagattattattattattttttaattgtataagTCTTTAAGGGCATTACTCTGACAGAAAACTTTTGTCTTGAAGCTGACATGACAGCACAAAATTTCTGTAGATTTTGCCAGAGAGACTGCAATAATAGGTGTCCTTGCACCGGACTCCGTCACGGAAAAAGGTCAAATAGAGGGAGGAGTTGAAAAATACGAAGTCAACTTGGAGAAAAATTTACACGTGTAAATGCAGTACTGGTCAATCTGTGGCAGTGGATGACAGCTGGTTAGCCTAAGTCACCGACCGTCGATCTCTTTTCACATTGGCACACTTCATCTTTCCTGATACAAATATTTCGCAGTATTAAAATGCGTCAGTCTTGCAggctattttaaaaaataattacagaacgagattacataaataaatttaaaataattttatatgatgtgttaaatttattttatattaaaaatatttttataattttgacatattgtatttaatttataaatttatttttatataacttttttatgattaaatttaaaatttatataaaaaatttgtagttaatatattattattatttttttttaaactgcaCCGTGTTTATAATTCAGCATATTTAGAGCAGAGCTGCCTAGATCTCTGACTACCTCTGTCTCTTTTTTGTTTGATCAACCGacttttcaaatttgatttcTTCCGTATTGACATTatctttagtttatttttttagttaattaataattataatacagATGTTGTTGACATTAACATATCCATGCCGTTGAAAAGAGTGGACTTTTTGTCTCTTCTTCATCGTTGTTCTCAGCAGCATCTCTTTGTCTGCACTCTTTCACGTAACATTCACGAGAaagtcttctttttcttcttcccctctTCTTTTTGAAGTCTCAATCGTGACTTCTCTTTTTCACgatcttattctttttatagacaggtaaatatttttcaaaccaGTGGGTAGAATCATGACGGCCACTGCAGCAGGACAGCTCATGGATGGATGGGATTAAGATTTCtgttgttaaaatataattttcttttggattaaattgagatgatttttaaataatattaaaatttgtaagttgaaatttataaatagtaaaactcTTTCTCTCAATACAAATCTGCTCGTAGTTTTATTGtttgattttgtaaaatattaaaaatgataattaatggttaaattatttttagagaaatgatattgacAGTCATGAGTATACAAATGTCatgtaatctttttgaaaaatataataaatataaaatctatataaaaaaaattaaatttttaataataaatcttattattttttaaaataattatacgattaTTTACgtaatcttatttttaatggTTTGAGGTATACAGctctataatttatttattgctcTACAATTTACTACAGAATGAATAAGGTTTCTGGTATGGTTGGTAAAAGGTCAAATCCTGTCTAACAAT from Juglans regia cultivar Chandler chromosome 4, Walnut 2.0, whole genome shotgun sequence encodes:
- the LOC109004601 gene encoding zinc finger A20 and AN1 domain-containing stress-associated protein 8-like, whose translation is MDSHDETGCQAPERPILCINNCGFFGRAATMNMCSKCYKDVFLKQEQANLAASSIGSIVNGSSSSNENEPVIMDAVNVQSGPVERQIFSIETSTDSSSSNSLPMPMKEGPSRCMTCRKRVGLTGFNCKCGNLFCAIHRYSDKHDCAFDYRSNARDAIAKANPVVKAEKLDKI